The Saccharothrix violaceirubra genome segment CCGGGGCGACAGCCGCGGTGGGGACAGTCGTGGTGGGGACAGTCGTGGTGGGGACGGTCGGGGCGGTTACCAGCGTCGGGACGACCGGCCGCGGTTCGACCGGCGTGACGACCGGCGTGACGACCGTCGGGACGACCGTCGGGACGACCGGCGTGGGTACGGGTCACGCGACGAGCGGCCCCGTCAGGACCGGGGTGGCGAGCGTGGGCGTGACGAGCGGCCCCGCTTCGACCGGCGGGACGACCGGGGCGGCCGGGTGGACTCGGTGCGTTCCGACTCGGGACGGCGGTTCGACCGGCGGGACGAGCGCAGCCGCGACCGTGCGGCCCGGTTCCAGGAGCGGGCCGCCTCGACGGACCAGACCGAGACCGGTGCCGAGGTCGAGCCCGACGACGTCGACCCGGTGATCGCCAAGCAGGTCGCCGAGGCGACCGGTGAGGTGCCCGAGTCGGTCGGGCGTGCCGGCGACGACGTCGCCGGCGAGGACGACCTTGAAGACGACCTCGAGGACGACGAGGACGAGGCCGACTCCGATGACGACGAAAGCGTTGTCGGAGAACGGGATGACGACGTCGAAGACGACGAGGACGAGACCGACGAGGACGGGGACCGCCGGTCTGCCGACGTCGGCGCGGAGTCCCCGGCCGAGGGTGGGCGGGACGGCCGGCGCGACGGCGACGGCGGTCGGACGCGGGCGCCCGAGCTGCCCGAGGAAGCCGACATCTCGTTGCTGGACCCGGAGATCCGCCAGGAGTTGCGCGGATTGCCCAAGGGGCTCGCGGACATCGTCGGGCGGCACCTGGCCGCGGCCGGGTTGCTGATCGACGGCGAACCCGAGGTGGCCCTGGAGCACGCGCGGTACGCGCGGCTCAAGGCTGCGCGGGTCGGTGTCGTGCGCGAAGCGGCCGGGTTGACCGCGTACTACGCGGGCGAGTGGGCCGAGGCGCTCTCGGAACTGCGGGCCGCGCGGCGGATGACGCACGGTTCCGGGAACCTGGCGATCATGGCCGACTGCGAGCGCGCGCTGGGCCGGCCGGAGCGGGCGATCGAACTCGCGCGCGACGCGCAGGGCCTGAAGCTCGACCCCGAGGAGGCCGTCGAGCTGCGGATCGTCGTGGCCGGCGCGCGGCGGGACATGGGGCAGCACGACGCGGCCGTCGTCGCGCTCCAGGGGCCGGACCTCGACGAGAAGCGTCGTGACCCGTGGAGTGCGCGCCTGTTCTACGCCTACGCGGACAACCTCGAGGCGGCCGGGCGTACCGAGGAGGCCGTGCGCTGGTTCCTCAACGCCGCCCAGGCCGACGACGACAACGAGACCGACGCGGCCGAGCGGGCGTTCGACCTGAGCCCCCAGGAATGACCGCCTGGTTCCGGCGGCCCCACGTGGGGCCGCCGGAACCGGCGTAGGACGTGACAGCGGCCGTCGGGACGGGAGACCACCGGCGGCCGTCGTGTTGTCGGAGTGTCCGCCGCTGCCCCCCCGGGCCGTCGGTGGACGCGGTGCGCTGAGGGTTTCGTGGTTCCTTCCGCGGCGGGACAGGGGAGTCGACGCTGTCCGGGCGGGTGCGGTCTTCGTCGCGTCGAAGTGACTTCCGGGCCCGCGTCGGGGACGCTGGACGTGGGGTCCGGGTGCCGGGCCGGACTTTTCGGCCGTACGGAAGGACCATCGTGCTGCTCGACCGCTACGACGCACTGCTGCTCGACCTCGACGGCACGGTCTACCGTGGCCGGGAAGCCGTTCCCGGTGCGGTCGACGCGGTGGCCCACGCGCGGGCGCACGGCATCGGCATCCGGTTCGTCACCAACAACGCCTCCCGGTCGTCTTCCGACGTCGCCGGACACCTGGCCGAACTCGGGTTCGGCGCCTCCCCGGACGAGGTGAGCACGAGCGCGCAGGCCGGTGCCGCGATGCTCGTCGACCACGTGCCCGCCGGGGCCACCGTGCTCGTCCTGGGCACGACCGCGTTGGTGGACGGGGTCCGCGCGCGGGGCTTCGTGCCCACCACCGAGGCGGCCGGCGCCGCGGCCGTCGTGCAGGGGCTGTCGCAGGACCTCGGCTGGCGGGAGTTGGCCGAAGCCTGCGTGGCGATCCGCGCCGGCGCGGTGTGGGTGGCGTGCAACGTCGACTACACGCTGCCCACCGAACGCGGACTGCTGCCGGGCAACGGGTCGCTGGTCGCCGCCCTGCGGGCCGCCACCGGTGCCGAGCCGTCGGTCGCGGGCAAGCCCGCCACGCCGTTGTTGGACCAGGCGGCCAAATCCCTCGGTGCCCAGCGTCCACTGGTCGTCGGCGACCGGCTCGACACCGACATCGCGGGCGCCGTCAACGCGGGCATGGACTCGTTGCTGGTGCTGACCGGCGTCTCCACCCGAGCCGAGGCGGACGCCCTCCCGCCGGAGGCGCGGCCCACGCACATCGCGGCCGACCTGTCGGTCCTGGCATCGGCTACCGTTCACCTGTGAGCTTCGAGGTTCCCCTCCCCGGTCCACCGCGTGACCCGGTCGCCGGGATCGACGACGCGGTGGCCGGTCTGGACGGACTCGACCCGCTGGCGGTCGACGAGCACGTGAGCCGGTTCGACGAGGTGCACACCGCGTTGACCGCCGCCCTGTCCAGCATCGACCAGGTGTGACCGGTGCCGCGCAGGGCTCGGCTCGACGCCGAACTGGTCCGCCGCGGTCTCGCCCGCTCCCGTGAGCACGCGAGCCAGTTGGTCGCCGACGGTCGCGTGACGGTGCGCGGCACGGTCGCGACCAAACCCGCGACCGCCGTCGAACTGGACACCGCGCTGGTCGTCCGCGACAACGACGGCCCCAACTACGCCTCACGCGGCGCGCACAAGCTCGTCGGCGCGCTGGAACGGTTCGACGCCGTGGTCGTCGAGGGCCGGCGCTGCCTGGACGCGGGTGCGTCCACCGGCGGGTTCACCGACGTGCTGCTGCGCGCGGGCGCCCGCCAGGTCGTGGCCGCCGACGTCGGACGCGGCCTGCTGGACTGGCGGTTGCGCACCGACGACCGGGTCGTGGTGAAGGACAAGACGAACGTCCGCGCCTTGGCGCCCGAGGACATCGGCGGTCCGGTGGACCTGGTGGTGGCCGACCTGTCGTTCATCTCGCTGCGGCTCGTGCTGCCCGCGCTCGCGTCCTGCCTGGACGAGGACGGCGACCTGCTGCCCATGGTCAAGCCGCAGTTCGAGGTCGGCCGGGAACGGCTCGGGTCCGGCGGCGTGGTGCGCGATCCGGAGCTGCGCGCCGAGGCCGTGCTCGACGTCGTCGCGTCCGCCGCCGGACTGGGGTTGCGCACGCACGGCGTGACCGCGAGCCCGCTGCCCGGTCCTTCGGGCAACGTGGAGTTCTTCGTCTGGCTTCGGCGCGGTGAACCGCTCGACGCCGACACCGCAGCCGGGCTCGTGCGCGCGGCCGTCGCGGAAGGACCCCGATGAGCGGAAACGTCGTGGTGGACCGGGAGATCCTGCTCGTCGTCCACACCGGACGGCGCAGCAACGTGTCCCTGGCGCGGGAGGTCGCGGTCCGGTTCGCCGCCGCCGGCATCGCACTGCGCGTGCTGGCGGACGAGGCCGCCGCGCTGGACCCGGCGTTCTTCGCCGCGGTGGTCAAGGCCGACGAACAGGCCGCCGAGGGCACCGAGCTGGTGTTCGTGCTCGGCGGCGACGGCACGCTGCTGCGCGCCGCGGAACTGGCCCGCCCGGCGGGTGTCCCGGTGCTGGGCGTGAACCTGGGTCGCGTCGGTTTCCTCGCCGAGGCGGATTCGGACGCGCTGTACGAGGCGATCGCGACCGTCGTCGACCGGGGTTACCGGGTCGAGGAGCGGATGACGCTGGACATCGTCGCCACGCTCGACGGCGACGTGCTCGAACGGACCTGGGCGCTCAACGAGGCCAGCGTCGAGAAGAGCATGCGCGAGCGCATCCTGGACGTGGTCGTCGAGGTCGACGGGCGGCCGGTGTCCGCGTTCGGCTGCGACGGCGTCCTGGTCGCCACGCCCACCGGTTCGACCGCGTACGCGTTCTCCGCCGGCGGTCCGGTGGTGT includes the following:
- a CDS encoding TlyA family RNA methyltransferase, yielding MPRRARLDAELVRRGLARSREHASQLVADGRVTVRGTVATKPATAVELDTALVVRDNDGPNYASRGAHKLVGALERFDAVVVEGRRCLDAGASTGGFTDVLLRAGARQVVAADVGRGLLDWRLRTDDRVVVKDKTNVRALAPEDIGGPVDLVVADLSFISLRLVLPALASCLDEDGDLLPMVKPQFEVGRERLGSGGVVRDPELRAEAVLDVVASAAGLGLRTHGVTASPLPGPSGNVEFFVWLRRGEPLDADTAAGLVRAAVAEGPR
- a CDS encoding NAD kinase, with translation MSGNVVVDREILLVVHTGRRSNVSLAREVAVRFAAAGIALRVLADEAAALDPAFFAAVVKADEQAAEGTELVFVLGGDGTLLRAAELARPAGVPVLGVNLGRVGFLAEADSDALYEAIATVVDRGYRVEERMTLDIVATLDGDVLERTWALNEASVEKSMRERILDVVVEVDGRPVSAFGCDGVLVATPTGSTAYAFSAGGPVVWPDVQALLVVPSNAHALFARPLVVSPASVVALEVDAGGHPAVLCADGRRTVELPPGARVEVVGSPTPLRLIRLRDGVFTDRLVEKFSLPVQGWRGPAAD
- a CDS encoding HAD-IIA family hydrolase, whose amino-acid sequence is MLLDRYDALLLDLDGTVYRGREAVPGAVDAVAHARAHGIGIRFVTNNASRSSSDVAGHLAELGFGASPDEVSTSAQAGAAMLVDHVPAGATVLVLGTTALVDGVRARGFVPTTEAAGAAAVVQGLSQDLGWRELAEACVAIRAGAVWVACNVDYTLPTERGLLPGNGSLVAALRAATGAEPSVAGKPATPLLDQAAKSLGAQRPLVVGDRLDTDIAGAVNAGMDSLLVLTGVSTRAEADALPPEARPTHIAADLSVLASATVHL